The Candidatus Dependentiae bacterium sequence GCAAGTTGCACAAACTGGGCGCGATCTTTTAATTGCCGTAGATATTTCAAGAAGTATGCTTGCACAAGACTTAAAGCCAAACAGGTTAGAATTTGCAAAGAAAAAAATAAAAAAATTATTATACAATTTATCTTGCGAACGAGTTGGACTTATTCTTTTTTCAGGAGAATCTGTTTTACAATGTCCTTTAACTACTGATTATGGTGCGTTTTTTATGTTCCTTGATGGCTTAGACGTAGAAATGATCTCTTCTGGAACAACAACAATTGATGGCGCATTGCTTCAAGCAATGAATATTTTTGAATCAATGCCAACCAAAAAGACCAAGCTTTTATGTTTATTTACCGATGGAGAAGATTTTTCAACAAATCTGGTTGAGGTAAAAGATAAGGCTGCAAAAGAAGGCATTGCTATTTTTACCTTTGGAATAGGAACAACACACGGAGCGCCAATTCCAATTATTGATGAAAAAGGAAAGCGAAAAGGATTTGAAAAAGATGACAAAGGCGCGATCATTATGTCTAAGTTAAATGAAGGAATTCTAAAAAACTTGGCTCAGCAGACCGGCGGGAAATACATTCTTGCCACTAAAAATGATAGTGACATCAAAGAATTCATTAAAAATGTTTCTTTGTTTGAAACCGATTCTCTGGGAGAAAGGTCCGTAGAAAGATACCAAGAACAGTATCCATATTTTATCGCCATAAGCTTTTTATGCTTTTTACTCGAGTGGTTATTATGAAAAACTTTATTCTCCTCATGATGCTTTTTGTGGCAAACTCTATGAATGCATCGATGATTACAGACAACGCATGGAAGTTCCTAGCAAATGCTGCATACCATACAAATGACTTTCAAGGTGCTCAAGTGCACTATTCTAAGATTCTTGAAAAAAATCCATACGACCCTGAAACAAACTACAATCTAGGCTTAACATCTTTAAAACAAATGAAACATGATACTGCTTTAAACTATTTTACGAGAGCCGCAAAGCATGCTCAAAAAAATAGCCAATTGCAAGAACAGGCTTTTTTTAATCAAGGAAATACGCTGGTTGGACTCAATAAACTTCAAGAGTCTTTAAAATCATATCAACAAGTTTTAGCAATTAATCAAAAAAATGATCGGGCAAAACAAAATATAGAAGTGGTTAAAAAAATGCTCGAGCAGAAAAAAGAGCAAAACAACGATCAAAATAAAAATGATGATCAAAATAAAGACTCTGATTCAAAAGATCAAAAATCAGATAAAAAAAATGAAAAATCTAATAATGATGACTCAAAAGATCAAGACTCTAAAGACCAAAACTCTGACAAATTAGACGATAAAAAAGAGCAAGAAAAAACAAAACAGGAAAAAGAAAAAGAAGAACAAAATCAAAAAGACAGGGATCAAAAAGATCAAAATAGCGATCAAAATAAAACAAAAGAGCAAAGCGCAGATCAACTTGAAAAGTCCAAACAGCAAAAAGAAAAACAAGATGATTCCTTAAAAAAATCTCAAGAAAAAAAAGATGACCCTAAAAATGATACGCTAAAAGAAGAAGAATCTACACAAGAAGAGTCTTTAAATGATGAATTAGCAGAGCTTGTTAATCCTGATGACAAAGACGACCGGTTAAATAAAACAAGCGCAAGTTTAATGCAAAAAATGAAAGATCATGAAGATCATATCCAAAAACAATTGTTAAAAATGAATGTTTCAAAACATGGAGCTGCAAAACATGGACAAAAAAACTGGTAACTTATTTTTATTTCTTTGTTTTTATACTTTTACCATTCTTGGACAAGATAAGCAGGTAAAATTAAGTATCTATGACATGCAAAAAAATCCAGCTCAGCAAGTTGAAGCTGGTGTTCCATTTTTTTTAGACATCGCCTGCTCTCAATTTGATAGAGCTCAAGAACCAAAAGAAATTCCTGAGTTTGAATTTTTTTCAGTCACCCCATACAACACGCAACAATCGTTTGTAAGCGTTAACGGAAAACAAAACAACCAAACAACCTTTTCATATATTGTGACACCTGAAAAAAAGGGGACTTTTACTTTCGGGCCTATAACAATAAAAGATAAACATGGTGAAAAAATCTCATCAGAAAAACTAACTGTTGTCGTTGGAGACTCAACAATTGTTCCGGTAAACAATCGAGAGCAGCCATATCTATTACAAACAATAATTGATTCAAAAACTGCATACATTGGCCAAAAAATAAATGTTTTTCTTAGATTTTTGTATAAAGACGAATTCTCTAATTTATCTTTTATGGACTCAATAATTAATAATTTTCATCGCGGATTTGTTTCACCAACAACAGAAAAAGGCTCAACAAAAATAAATGACGTGGAATATAAATATGAACAAGTTACCATAGAACTGTTCCCGGAAAAGACAGGATTACTTGCCATTCCTATGTTTCAAGCCGCTTTTGTTCCTTCAATGAATTACCAACTCGGATTTGGCCTGCAAATGCAACGAGCTGTTCAATCAAGCCCTCGATCAATTGAAGTAACCGCCTTACCGGTAAATCAAAAATATAAAGATGTGTCTGCGATTGGAAATTTTGATAATTTTTCTTTCTCTGTTCAGCAAACAAAAGGTAACGTTGGAGAAGGAATTGTTGCAACAATGATAGTCCAAGGCGATGGAAACCTTGAAGTCGTAAAAGCTCCAATGCTTAACCTTCCTGATGGATTG is a genomic window containing:
- a CDS encoding BatD family protein encodes the protein MDKKTGNLFLFLCFYTFTILGQDKQVKLSIYDMQKNPAQQVEAGVPFFLDIACSQFDRAQEPKEIPEFEFFSVTPYNTQQSFVSVNGKQNNQTTFSYIVTPEKKGTFTFGPITIKDKHGEKISSEKLTVVVGDSTIVPVNNREQPYLLQTIIDSKTAYIGQKINVFLRFLYKDEFSNLSFMDSIINNFHRGFVSPTTEKGSTKINDVEYKYEQVTIELFPEKTGLLAIPMFQAAFVPSMNYQLGFGLQMQRAVQSSPRSIEVTALPVNQKYKDVSAIGNFDNFSFSVQQTKGNVGEGIVATMIVQGDGNLEVVKAPMLNLPDGLHHYEGNSSIERINSTLSRKKFEWIIQADKAGNFSIDTQKFSYFDPINQTYKTLTSTQSFLKITDNGSAKKAIQNDDQSIQNPATDIKNKNKYSFKENEIATINNSFDAQSQRSTTVSTIHKMLAWFIFLLLFLAIIMAATSIIFSLFGKSIRNSFWINSLNYRYLFYICQKQNNIQKLHQLLIKLERNHSLDLQGQQLSDCFTKLKLPEDSFQKWQHFLNQMLSVNFAGKKSTKEEREEIFVHAQYWFFVLLSCCKLQKRSYADKSIIS
- a CDS encoding VWA domain-containing protein; translated protein: MLQYLNMIHFAGVQNKTIALSLCFFVFLCLFVRFIKTQKSINKLTVKKWRNLLILNASFFKLFLKASLFMLGFCFLMIALLRPQWNKKEEQVAQTGRDLLIAVDISRSMLAQDLKPNRLEFAKKKIKKLLYNLSCERVGLILFSGESVLQCPLTTDYGAFFMFLDGLDVEMISSGTTTIDGALLQAMNIFESMPTKKTKLLCLFTDGEDFSTNLVEVKDKAAKEGIAIFTFGIGTTHGAPIPIIDEKGKRKGFEKDDKGAIIMSKLNEGILKNLAQQTGGKYILATKNDSDIKEFIKNVSLFETDSLGERSVERYQEQYPYFIAISFLCFLLEWLL